A DNA window from Daucus carota subsp. sativus chromosome 3, DH1 v3.0, whole genome shotgun sequence contains the following coding sequences:
- the LOC108210723 gene encoding uncharacterized protein LOC108210723 yields MDEEVCRMTELSKELQDSAASLISRSCNEEASLRQRALSLHTSISNLRSSISSSLKKGNLHPQHALKLEEELGRARYLLTQGDAAAFLPTKSHGRFLRMFIGPLNVRATRKDVQLKVKEEYNSFRDRTALLFLVFPLLLLGLRSWTWDGCLPALPVQLYQAWLLFLYTGLALRENILRVNGSDIRPWWIYHHYCAMAMALISMTWEIEKQPDCSQKQKGVQLFLYWAIMQGVAMLLQNRYQRQRLYTRIALGKAQRMDVVWGETSGVDGQLWLLCPILFILQGFEAYVGVLLLQTALVGVVSEWQVITCGILLIVMAAGNFVNTVQTLLTKSRFKAKMKKGKSKD; encoded by the exons ATGGATGAAGAGGTTTGTAGAATGACGGAGCTGTCCAAAGAGCTCCAGGATTCAGCCGCCTCCTTGATCTCTCGCTCTTGTAACGAAGAAGCCTCTCTTCGTCAGCGCGCCCTTTCTCTCCACACTTCCATTTCTAATCTCCGTTCTTCTATTTCCTCCTCCCTCAAAAAAGGAAACCTTCACCCCCAACACGCCCTTAAg TTGGAGGAGGAGCTAGGCAGAGCCAGATACTTGTTGACTCAAGGAGATGCTGCTGCTTTTCTTCCCACCAAATCTCATG GACGTTTCTTGAGGATGTTTATTGGTCCACTCAATGTTCGTGCCACTCGTAAAGATGTCCAGTTGAAAGTTAAAGAGGAATACAATAGCTTTAGA GATAGAACTGCACTGCTGTTTCTTGTGTTTCCCCTATTGCTACTTGGGTTAAGGTCGTGGACTTGGGATGGATGTTTACCTGCATTGCCAGTCCAACTTTACCAG GCTTGGTTGCTTTTTCTATACACTGGTTTAGCTTTGCGGGAGAACATTCTAAGAGTCAATGGAAGTGATATTCGTCCATG GTGGATATATCATCACTATTGTgcaatggctatggcacttatCAGTATGACCTGGGAGATAGAAAAGCAACCAGACTGCTCACAAAAGCAG AAAGGTGTACAATTATTCCTGTATTGGGCAATCATGCAAGGAGTTGCAATGCTTCTGCAAAATAGATATCAAAGGCAGAGACTCTATACTCGTATTGCATTAGGCAAG GCTCAGAGAATGGATGTTGTGTGGGGAGAAACTTCCGGAGTAGATGGTCAATTGTGGTTGTTGTGCCCTATTCTATTCATATTACAG GGATTTGAAGCATATGTTGGAGTACTGTTGCTTCAAACTGCACTAGTTGGAGTTGTTTCTGAGTGGCAG GTAATTACCTGTGGGATCCTTCTAATAGTTATGGCAGCTGGAAATTTTGTTAATACTGTGCAAACTCTCTTGACGAAATCTCGATTCAAAGCAAAAATGAAGAAAGGAAAGAGCAAGGATTAA
- the LOC108211873 gene encoding uncharacterized protein LOC108211873, with the protein MDHVSICPFCFLQLPIAQLESHANSHFEDEQVEADLELAKEISLASSVSPFHSADTAVVFDERLSSRCEISIDCRGMNVDEKFLCLRDLQVKESFYEVNDGLIDLLRTRLELDYGYSTSLLSGCVDHIQSAKSEAAGWGCGWRNIQMLSSHLIKQRREAREVLFGGCGFVPDIASLQRWLELSWEKGFDTPGSEDFDRKIYGKRSWIGTTECATLFRSFGIRARIVDFCSKELASKTSFPHLSHGEGRIEVCTVNNKLQVNGPMDKYISRGDCSTSLAGSSGKWKPHLTNSGKLKGQHSLIDWVWSYFSDNRSIQLNKNQVIASEKPPLYFQHNGHSRTIVGIQATSQRKGGQQYNLLIFDPAHITQDLERSLKDRGWQALIKRGVHTLQKPHYQICYIDPGIAGAEEMEGLKTLTSVRFEY; encoded by the exons ATGGATCATGTTTCTATATGCCCCTTCTGTTTTCTACAACTCCCTATAGCTCAACTCGAAAG TCATGCTAATAGTCATTTTGAGGATGAACAAGTTGAAGCAGACCTTGAATTGGCTAAAGAGATTTCTCTTGCTTCCTCAGTTTCGCCTTTTCATTCG GCTGATACTGCCGTGGTATTTGATGAACGTTTATCATCGAGGTGTGAAATTAGTATTGATTGTAGAGGGATGAACGTTGATGAGAAATTTTTGTGCTTGCGTGATTTACAAGTGAAGGAGAGTTTTTATGAGGTTAATGATGGTTTGATTGACTTATTGCGGACAAGGTTGGAACTAGATTACGGGTACTCAACTAGTTTATTGTCAGGTTGCGTTGATCATATTCAGAGTGCTAAATCTGAGGCTGCTGGATGGGGATGTGGTTGGCGGAATATTCAAATGTTAAGCTCCCATCTGATTAAGCAGAGACGGGAAGCGAGGGAAGTTTTGTTTGGTGGATGTGGTTTCGTTCCTGATATTGCCTCGCTGCAGAGATGGCTTGAGTTATCGTGGGAGAAGGGGTTTGATACACCTGGCTCAGAGGATTTTGATAGAAAGATTTATGGGAAAAGAAGTTGGATTGGGACCACCGAGTGTGCTACACTTTTTCGTTCTTTTGGGATTCGTGCTAGAATAGTTGATTTTTGTAGCAAGGAACTGGCATCAAAGACCTCTTTTCCTCATTTGAGTCATGGAGAAGGGAGAATTGAAGTATGTACAGTGAATAATAAGTTACAGGTTAATGGACCAATGGATAAGTATATTTCAAGAGGGGATTGTAGTACATCTCTAGCAGGCTCGTCTGGGAAGTGGAAGCCTCATCTTACCAACTCTGGAAAGCTGAAGGGTCAACATTCTCTTATTGATTGGGTTTGGAGTTACTTCTCAGACAATAGATCTATTCAACTGAACAAGAATCAAGTCATTGCCAGTGAGAAACC GCCCTTGTACTTCCAGCACAATGGTCATTCTAGAACCATCGTTGGGATTCAAGCCACATCTCAGCGGAAAGGGGGGCAACAATACAACCTTTTAATTTTTGACCCTGCGCAT ATAACTCAAGATCTGGAGAGGTCTCTCAAAGACAGAGGTTGGCAAGCGCTGATAAAAAGAGGAGTTCACACACTACAGAAGCCCCACTATCAG ATATGCTATATTGATCCTGGAATAGCTGGTGCAGAGGAGATGGAGGGTCTTAAGACCTTAACTAGTGTTCGTTTCGAGTATTGA